From the Theobroma cacao cultivar B97-61/B2 chromosome 2, Criollo_cocoa_genome_V2, whole genome shotgun sequence genome, one window contains:
- the LOC18609070 gene encoding agamous-like MADS-box protein AGL80: MTRKKVTLEWIANDNARRLSLKKRRLGLLKKMSELSTLCGVNACAIIYSPDEIEPTVWPSHDVVQQQQLAQFQSLSELKRLKKMMNQETYIQEQVKKAREQLMKCEKRNKEMEMAQLMYQINQGKGLDELNLNELNGLSLFVEEKIKEISKRIEFFQQAPFAPTSALPDPHLPLPPQCLTVKEMAQTGSGGDWGTPTEPLLWNQFDMGLPPTDFIPHGSGDPGLCHGSLVGGRNFGPFRSDTGLGLHPLGGHLGSNSIGSEIGLPHLWHSGGSSSGVGKVIE, translated from the exons ATGACAAGAAAGAAAGTGACGCTTGAATGGATAGCGAATGACAATGCCAGAAGACTTAGCCTCAAGAAAAGGAGGTTAGGattattgaagaaaatgagTGAGCTATCCACTCTGTGCGGTGTCAATGCTTGTGCCATCATCTATAGCCCAGACGAGATCGAGCCAACGGTGTGGCCGTCACATGACGTTGTACAACAACAACAACTTGCACAGTTCCAAAGCTTGTCCGAGTTAAAGCGACTCAAGAAAATGATGAACCAAGAAACCTATATCCAAGAGCAGGTTAAAAAGGCTAGAGAACAATTGATGAAGTGCGAAAAGAGGAACAAGGAAATGGAGATGGCCCAACTCATGTATCAAATCAATCAAGGCAAGGGGCTTGATGAACTTAACCTTAATGAACTGAATGGGTTGTCTTTGTTTGTGGAAGAGAAGATAAAGGAGATTAGCAAACGGATTGAGTTTTTCCAACAAGCTCCTTTTGCTCCTACAAGCGCCCTTCCTGATCCACATCTTCCTCTTCCTCCCCAATGCCTTACAGTAAAAGAAATGGCTCAAACTGGCAGTGGTGGAGACTGGGGCACTCCTACAGAGCCTTTGCTATGGAACCAAT TTGACATGGGGCTACCTCCTACAGATTTTATACCCCATGGTTCAGGTGACCCAGGGCTTTGTCATGGGAGTCTAGTCGGAGGTAGGAATTTTGGCCCATTTAGGAGTGATACAGGGTTGGGACTGCACCCTTTAGGTGGACACTTAGGAAGCAACTCCATTGGGAGTGAGATAGGGCTGCCACATCTTTGGCATTCCGGTGGCAGCAGTAGTGGCGTTGGCAAGGTTATCGAATAG